The Terriglobia bacterium genome has a segment encoding these proteins:
- a CDS encoding DUF2905 domain-containing protein yields MGRLLIVVGIVLIVLGLLLSYSNFFSFLKLGRLPGDIAIKRDNFRFYFPITTSILLSLILTLVVYLLKK; encoded by the coding sequence ATGGGCCGGCTGCTTATTGTCGTCGGCATTGTCCTTATAGTCCTGGGTCTCCTCCTGAGCTATTCGAATTTTTTCTCTTTTCTCAAGCTTGGACGCCTTCCGGGTGATATCGCAATCAAGCGGGACAATTTCCGGTTCTATTTCCCCATCACCACTTCGATCCTCCTGAGTCTCATTCTGACCCTGGTCGTTTACCTCCTCAAGAAGTAG
- the ndk gene encoding nucleoside-diphosphate kinase has translation MIEQTLAIIKPDGVARNLIGAIIRRIEEQGLTVKALKMAHLSKKQAEGFYAVHRERPFFNSLTTFMSEGPVVLMILSGEGAISSWRDLMGATDPAKAVAGTIRKEFGISIERNTTHGSDGPDTAAFETAYFFSRIEACN, from the coding sequence ATGATCGAGCAAACCCTTGCGATCATCAAACCTGATGGAGTTGCCCGCAACCTGATCGGTGCCATCATCCGGCGCATCGAGGAGCAGGGCTTGACCGTGAAGGCGCTGAAGATGGCGCATCTGTCCAAAAAGCAGGCGGAGGGCTTCTATGCGGTCCACAGGGAGAGGCCGTTCTTCAACAGCCTGACCACGTTCATGTCGGAAGGGCCGGTCGTCCTGATGATTCTGTCGGGTGAGGGAGCCATTTCCTCCTGGCGCGATCTGATGGGTGCGACGGATCCGGCCAAGGCCGTCGCGGGGACGATCCGCAAAGAATTCGGCATTTCCATCGAGCGCAACACGACCCACGGCTCCGATGGGCCGGATACGGCTGCTTTTGAGACTGCGTACTTTTTCAGCCGGATCGAGGCTTGCAACTGA
- the sucD gene encoding succinate--CoA ligase subunit alpha, which produces MSILVDKNTRLAVQGITGREGSFHTQQCIAYGTKVVAGVTPGKGGTSHEGIPVFNTVAEAVAKEGANATVIFVPPPFAADAIMEAIAAQMPLIVCITEGVPTLDMVRVSSMLAGSKSRLIGPNCPGIISPGKCKIGIMPGRIFKEGNVGLVSRSGTLTYEGVGQLTGRGLGQSTCIGIGGDPIIGTNFIDALKLFNADSDTHAVVMIGEIGGTAEEEAASYIKQDVKKPVVGFVAGQTAPPGRRMGHAGAIISGGKGTAAEKMEAMRSAGLHVVTSPADIGEAVARALKGKK; this is translated from the coding sequence TTGTCCATACTCGTTGATAAAAACACCCGTTTGGCAGTGCAGGGAATTACGGGACGTGAGGGATCGTTTCATACCCAGCAGTGCATTGCTTATGGAACGAAAGTGGTCGCGGGCGTAACGCCCGGCAAGGGAGGCACCTCGCACGAGGGCATTCCCGTCTTCAATACCGTCGCCGAGGCGGTCGCCAAGGAAGGTGCCAACGCCACCGTGATCTTTGTTCCCCCTCCATTTGCCGCTGACGCGATCATGGAAGCCATTGCGGCGCAAATGCCGCTGATCGTGTGCATCACCGAGGGGGTGCCTACGCTGGACATGGTCCGGGTTTCGTCCATGCTCGCCGGCTCCAAGAGCCGGCTGATCGGGCCGAACTGCCCCGGCATCATATCGCCGGGGAAATGCAAGATCGGGATCATGCCGGGCAGAATCTTTAAGGAAGGGAACGTCGGCCTGGTTTCACGCAGCGGGACCTTGACCTATGAAGGAGTCGGCCAGCTGACAGGCAGGGGCCTGGGACAATCGACCTGCATCGGAATTGGCGGGGACCCGATCATCGGCACCAACTTCATCGACGCGCTCAAGCTGTTCAACGCCGATTCGGACACTCATGCGGTCGTGATGATCGGTGAGATCGGCGGCACCGCGGAGGAAGAGGCTGCCTCCTACATCAAGCAAGACGTAAAGAAGCCGGTGGTCGGATTTGTCGCCGGACAGACGGCGCCTCCTGGACGCAGGATGGGGCACGCCGGCGCCATAATCTCCGGAGGTAAGGGGACCGCGGCCGAGAAGATGGAAGCCATGCGGAGTGCCGGGCTGCACGTCGTTACCAGTCCCGCCGACATCGGCGAGGCGGTCGCCAGAGCGCTTAAGGGGAAAAAATGA
- the sucC gene encoding ADP-forming succinate--CoA ligase subunit beta: MKIHEYQAKKILAQFGVPIPRGEVASNPYEVYDIAARLGGTVVVKAQIHAGGRGKGGGVKLAASPAEAEKLAHQIIGMTLVTHQTGPEGRTVRRVLIEEGMRIKKEFYLGIVIDRASQRAVFMTSTEGGMDIEKVAAETPHLINKEYIEPKVGFQAFNARRLAFGLGLTGELLAPAAKFMTALYRAFEATDASLVEINPFLLTEDGRLLALDAKINLDDNAVYRHKELLELRDYYEEDGLEIQASRYGINYIRLDGNIGCMVNGAGLAMATMDIIKLAGGSPANFLDVGGSATTEMVRNAFQILLGDKNVKAVLINIFGGIMRCDIVASGVVEAARSMGISVPIVVRLEGTNVERGQEILKTSGLKFTVADGMKDAAEKVVALAT, translated from the coding sequence GTGAAGATACACGAATACCAAGCGAAGAAAATTCTAGCTCAGTTCGGCGTCCCGATTCCCCGCGGCGAAGTTGCGTCGAATCCCTACGAGGTCTATGACATCGCCGCTCGACTCGGCGGGACCGTCGTGGTGAAGGCGCAGATCCATGCGGGAGGCCGCGGCAAAGGTGGCGGTGTCAAGCTTGCCGCCAGCCCCGCGGAAGCCGAGAAACTTGCACACCAGATCATCGGCATGACGCTGGTGACCCACCAGACCGGCCCCGAAGGACGCACGGTCAGACGTGTGCTGATCGAAGAAGGCATGCGCATCAAGAAGGAGTTTTACCTGGGCATCGTCATCGATCGGGCCAGCCAGCGTGCCGTCTTTATGACATCGACCGAAGGAGGCATGGACATCGAGAAGGTGGCCGCGGAAACGCCCCATCTGATCAATAAGGAATATATTGAGCCAAAGGTAGGCTTTCAGGCCTTCAATGCCCGTCGCCTGGCCTTCGGCCTGGGATTGACGGGAGAGTTGCTTGCACCTGCGGCCAAATTCATGACCGCGCTCTACCGGGCATTCGAGGCCACGGACGCATCCCTGGTCGAGATCAATCCATTTCTCCTCACCGAGGATGGAAGGCTGCTGGCACTCGATGCCAAGATCAACCTCGACGACAACGCGGTCTACCGCCACAAGGAACTGTTGGAGCTACGGGATTATTACGAGGAGGACGGGCTCGAAATCCAGGCATCGCGTTACGGCATCAACTACATCCGGCTCGATGGCAACATCGGCTGCATGGTCAATGGCGCCGGACTCGCCATGGCCACCATGGACATCATCAAACTTGCGGGCGGCAGTCCGGCCAACTTCCTCGATGTCGGAGGCAGCGCCACGACCGAGATGGTTCGAAATGCATTCCAGATTCTGCTGGGCGACAAGAACGTCAAAGCAGTCCTCATCAATATTTTTGGCGGAATCATGCGCTGCGACATAGTTGCCAGCGGTGTTGTCGAGGCGGCACGTTCCATGGGCATCAGCGTTCCTATCGTGGTCAGGCTGGAGGGAACGAACGTCGAACGCGGCCAGGAGATTCTCAAAACCTCCGGGCTCAAGTTCACGGTCGCCGACGGCATGAAGGACGCTGCGGAAAAAGTTGTTGCACTGGCTACATAA